Proteins from a genomic interval of Dermacentor variabilis isolate Ectoservices chromosome 8, ASM5094787v1, whole genome shotgun sequence:
- the LOC142590658 gene encoding uncharacterized protein LOC142590658, producing the protein MRSSCTLAAPASAHSARKNVLIVVLSRAVVHRNSTLRWTDCWYSRCGVNGHEGALASEETEASLHHKGDCGTMQPEQHDKASDPPALTRDVTISRDGGISAPQRRLRHYAA; encoded by the exons ATGAGAAGCTCTTGTACTCTCGCCGCTCCCGCCTCGGCTCACAGTGCACGGAAGAATGTGTTGATAGTTGTGCTATCGCGTGCTGTAGTTCACCGCAATTCAACACTACGCTGGACGGACTGTTGGTACAGTCGATGCGGCGTGAACGGACACGAAGGAGCGCTCGCCTCAgaag AGACGGAGGCATCTCTGCACCACAAAGGAGACTGCGGCACTATGCAGCCTGAACAGCACGACAAAGCATCTGATCCGCCTGCTTTGACAAG ggatgtcacAATTTCCAGAGACGGAGGCATCTCTGCACCACAAAGGAGACTGCGGCACTATGCAGCCTGA